From Companilactobacillus heilongjiangensis, one genomic window encodes:
- a CDS encoding prenyltransferase, with amino-acid sequence MDRKLFSELSEIKTTTLDLAWLLLAIGFSYLNYETFNFFYGLLGFIVVFFIHLFINFHNNYMDYKNSTSEEYREKISTIGINRESLAIVRKWMYGLAIFPLIIGAYLVYKTGWITLAIGVVGVLIGLLYSAGPKPLNSTMFGEAAVAIAISQLVPMAYSYLGLVGTAKFDSSTAISVIIICLPNTFAFFCAELSNGTCDLEADIKNGRHTLVSKVGKANALSLFKASWSLAFLLVPILAILKVVPYITLLIVLLYPSIWDDIRPYLKEQVKTMTYPLVIKAVSKFSVTYILLIAVGAVIKLVMSVI; translated from the coding sequence TTGGATAGAAAACTTTTCAGCGAACTATCAGAAATAAAAACAACCACACTAGATTTAGCGTGGTTGTTACTGGCAATAGGTTTCTCTTATCTGAATTATGAAACTTTCAATTTCTTCTATGGTCTCTTAGGTTTCATAGTTGTGTTCTTTATTCATTTATTTATTAACTTCCATAATAATTATATGGATTATAAGAATTCAACTAGCGAAGAGTATCGTGAAAAAATTAGTACCATCGGTATTAATCGCGAATCATTGGCAATAGTCAGAAAATGGATGTACGGTTTGGCCATTTTTCCATTAATTATTGGGGCCTATCTAGTATATAAAACGGGTTGGATTACATTGGCGATCGGGGTCGTCGGAGTTTTAATCGGTTTGTTATACTCAGCAGGTCCTAAGCCGCTGAACTCAACAATGTTTGGGGAAGCAGCGGTGGCTATTGCCATAAGCCAGCTAGTTCCAATGGCCTACTCCTATCTAGGGCTAGTCGGAACAGCTAAGTTTGATTCTAGTACTGCCATTTCGGTAATCATAATCTGTTTGCCCAATACATTCGCATTCTTCTGTGCGGAGTTGAGCAATGGGACTTGTGATCTAGAAGCAGACATTAAAAATGGTCGTCATACATTGGTTAGTAAAGTAGGAAAAGCCAATGCATTAAGTTTGTTCAAAGCTAGTTGGTCCTTAGCCTTCCTGCTAGTTCCAATTTTAGCTATTTTAAAAGTAGTGCCTTACATTACACTGTTAATCGTGCTGCTTTATCCAAGTATTTGGGACGACATTCGTCCTTATCTGAAGGAACAAGTTAAAACAATGACGTATCCTTTAGTAATCAAAGCTGTAAGCAAATTCTCCGTAACATATATTTTATTAATTGCTGTCGGGGCAGTTATTAAATTAGTTATGTCAGTGATTTAA